Below is a window of Halarcobacter anaerophilus DNA.
CTTCACCGTTTAAAACTCTTTTTGAAGCTAACTCTATAAACTTTTTATATGCTTCATAAAACTTATCATAATCATAATGATAATACTCCATATGTTCAGGTTCTGCATTTGTCACAATAGAACAGTATGGATTTGATAATAAAAATGAAGCGTCCGATTCATCTGCTTCAAAACTAAGAAGATTATTTACATATCTAAAATTTGAACCGAAATCTTTTGATATAGCTCCTATTAACGCCGAACTTTGTAAGATTGAAGCTAAAATTGCCGTTGTAGTTGATTTTCCGTGAGCTCCTGCTACACAGTAGTTTTTCTTATCACCTAAAACAATGGGCAATGCCTCTTTTCTTGAGAGTGTTCTTATTTGCTTTAATCTTGCTTCTATAAGTTCAGGATTTTCATCCGTAACCGCAGCAGAATAGATAACCAAATCAAAATCATCGCAAATATTTTTTGCATCTTGGGGACAAGATACTTTAATTCCCTCTTTTTCAAGCTCTTTTGTAATAGGTGAGCTTTTCATATCCGAACCGCTTACTTGGTGTCCGTCATAATTCAAAAATCTAGCTAAGGCAGAGAGTCCTATTCCGCCTATTCCAATAAAATGTACTTTCATCAATTTTCCAATAAATGTTTTAAATTTTTATACTCTTTTTCCAAAATATTCATATTGTTTTCTAAATATTTTTCCAAATCATAATTAAAGTTTGTAATAAAATAACCATATTTTTCATCACTGTTTGAACTGCTTAAATCAACCTCTTTTTGGTAAAACGTATCCAAATCAAGATTTTTTGAAAGAGCAATTAGATGAGATTTTAAAGCATTACAAAGAGTTTGATCTTCTATAATATTTGATAATACAAAAATCAGCTCTTTTGCTCCTTGTATATTTTCATAACTCCACTTTTCTATTGCATGTTCGTAAAAAGCTCTTATATAATATAAGTCATCCGTATCAAGTTTCAGTTTTCTTTTTGCAATAATCTCTTCTACGTTTTCAAAAGATATTTGCAAAATATTTTGATAAATATCATTGATTTTTTCTTCATCTAAATCCAAAATCAAAAAAGAGTCTAAAACTTCATATAGTGCTACTATATTTTTTGTATTTATGGCATCAACTCTTGTCTCCTCCAAGTATTTTAAAAAATCAGGGTTTGTTCTTGCATTATGAAGTTGCTCTTTATCCATCAAGAAAACCTTTTAATCTTTTTAAAACCTCTTGCGTTTTTTTCTCATTTTCAACCAAGGCAATTCTTACATAACCTTTTCCCATTCCTTCTCTTCCCAAAAAACTTCCCGGAAGAACTTTTATATTCTTCTCTTTATAAAGTTTTTTTGTAAATTCCAACTCATCGTCTACTTCAAGCCAGATATAAAAAGTTGCTTTAGGTGGATTAATTCCTAAAATCTCTTTTGCCAATTCAAAATTTCTTTTATATGTTTTTCTAAATTTTTCCACATGAGTCGATTCATTCCACGCTACTGTTGCGGCTTTTTGTAAAGGAAGAGGAGAAGCACATCCTATATATGTTCTATATTTCATATACTCTTTTAAAATCTCTTCATCTCCTGCTATAAAACCGCTTCTAAGTCCGGGCGCACTGCTTCTTTTTGAAATTGAGTTCATCACAAGTATATTTTTAAACTTTTCATTTCCTGCTTGGATACTTGCTTCAAGTAAAGAAGAGGGTCTATCTTTTTCATCAAAATATATTTCGGAATAACATTCATCATTTACTAAAATAAAATCAAATTCTAAAGCTTTTTTAACCCAAACTGCCAATTCTTCTTTTGTCATTTCAGCAGAAGTCGGATTGTTAGGATAGTTTAAAATCACTAAATCACATTTTTTTAGTTCTTCATCACTTAAAAAGGCTTTGAAATTATTCTCTTTTGTCAAATTTATATGTATAACTTCTGCCCTGCTTGCTATTGCGGCACCTTCATATATTTGGTAAAAAGGATTCGTAAAAGCAATTACGGGATCTTTTTTATCAAAAAGTGCAAATTGCGGAAAATTAAAAAGCACTTCTCTTGTTCCGAAAGTAGGAATAATTTGATTCATATTTAAAGGAACGTTAAATCTATTTACAACAAAATTTATCATTGCCTCTTTAAGTTCAGGCAATCCCGCACTTGCAGGATATTTTTGAAGTAGTGAAGTTGTTGAAGCTAATTGTCTTTGAATAAAGTCAGGTGTCTCAAATTTCGGTTCGCCGATTGTTAAAACACTTGCTTCAAAATCTTTATTGGGTTCTATATTTTCTAATAATTCATTTAATTTTTCAAAAGGGTATTTTTCAAAATTCATTTTTTTCCTTATTCTTCGATAACTGGTATTAATAGTTGATTAAATTTACTTAAATCAAAAGAGATTAAATCTGAGTTTGTATATAAAAATTTCCAAGATAATCTAGGTTTTAACATACTTTGTTTCAAAGGTAAAATTTGTAAGATATTTTCCTGTTTTTTCAACTCTCTAATAGGATTTTTATCTTCAGATACGATTTCAACTTTTTCATTAAATATTTTTGCTAAGTTTTCAAAATGATCTAAAAGATTAGATTTATCTTGATTCTCACCCAAAGGATCCATATTAAAAATTTTTGTTTTTGTTTTTAGCTGACTTGCCACATCAAAAACAACAGGAGAAATTTGTTCATAAGAGTTTACGTCATTAATCAGCACAACACTTCTTTTGACTCCTAATCCTACTGCTTTTTCACCTATTTTAAAAACAGGAATTCTTAAATCTAAAATATGTCTGATTTTTTTTCTGTTTTTAAACATCTCGGAAGTTAAAATAAGCATTCCTATATCAAAGGCTCTTATATCGCTTTTTAGCAATCTTTCCATTCCTAGATTATGGAAATCCATTTTAATCTCGACAGACTCATTTCCTGCAAAATTCTCTTTTATTGATTCTAAAATGCCAACTGTCGTAGGTCTGGTTATTCTTATAATAAGTTTTCCGTTTTTTAATCTTTTATGTAAAAATTTAACTTCATCAATTACATTTAAAATTCTTTGGTCATCTTGTAAATACATATCAAGATACAGATATAAATTATGACCAAAAGGCATCGGAAATTGTCCTTGAGATTTTCCTATGGCATTGTAAACCTGCATTAAAACGGAAGGTTTTCCTATTACCAAAATTACGTCATTTGGTTTTAAAATCAAAGAAGGTTTTATATTAATTAATCTTTCACCTCTATAAAGTCCAAAGATTTTCCACTCTTTTTGTTCTATTGATCCTATATATCTGTAAGCATAAGAGCTTCCGAAAGGAATCTTGATTTCCATAATTTCACCCTGCTTTAAACCGATATTTTGTGCCATTACAGGGATATTGGGTAATCTTTCTATCATACCGTTTGCTAAAACTTCAATCCCTTTGTAAACATCTACGTAAGGATCTTTCATATTTATTCCCCAATAATCTAAAATAGACATTGGAAGGTTCTTTTTTCTTTTTTTTATATTCTCTATTACATTTAACATCTCATCTTTTGAGTTTAATGCAATCATAACTTGGGTATGTACGTCTTTGTCTAAAACCATTGCGAGTTTTGATTCGGAAGTAGGATCAAATTTATAAAAAGTACAATTTGAAGCTTTTTGCTCAGGAATAATGGCATCATTCATGTAAACAACGTCATAGCTGTTATCTGCCGTATTTGTTTCAACAATTCTTTGCATCAACTTTTTTGCAACAATACCATCTAGAATAACTAATATTTTTTTCATACGGTATTATATCTAAAAGTGCTAAATTTTTTATATCTCTTAATGATTAAAATCGACTAAATATCTTTAAACTCATTATTAGATATAATTACGGTTTTTAAAACAAAGGAATATATTTTATGGAATTTAAAATTGACGGAAAATCTTATAATAAAGCAAGAGCCTGTACTATAAAAACTGCTCACAGTACGATACAAACTCCTGTTTTTATGCCTGTTGGAACACAAGCTACCGTAAAAGCATTAGATGCAAATGATTTATTGGATATGGGCGCAAAAATTATTTTAGGAAATACTTACCATTTATATTTAAGACCCGGAAGCAAACTTATCAAAAAATTCGGAGGACTTCATGGATTTTCAAAATTTCCAAACTCTTTTTTAACTGATAGCGGTGGATTTCAGGCTTTTTCTTTAAGCGACAACTCTAAACCAGATGAAAACGGTATTACTTTTAAATCTCACATAGACGGAAGCAAACACTATTTCACCCCTCAAAGTGTTCTTGATACGCAATATGAATTAGGAAGCGATATTATGATGATTTTGGATGATTTGGTTGCCCTACCAAATACACGTGAGAGAATTAAAAAATCTATTGAAAGGACTACAAAATGGGCAGAAGAAGCCATAAAATACCATAAAGAACAACAGAAAAAAGGTATCGGGGTAAATCAAAATATCTTTGCAATTATACAAGGGGGAACAGACAAAGAGTTTAGAAAACTAAGTGCTACGCAACTTTGTGCCCTTGAAGATTATGACGGATATGCAATCGGCGGATTAAGCGTCGGTGAACCAAATGAAGAGATGTATGAAACGGTTGAATGGACAACTGATTTTATGCCCCAAAATAAACCGAGATATTTAATGGGAGTAGGAACACCTGAAGATTTAATAGAGAATATAGAACGCGGTGTTGATATGTTTGATTGCGTTATGCCTACAAGAAATGCAAGAAACGGTACTCTTTTTACAAGTTTCGGAAGAGTGAATATTAAAAAAGCAACATTTAAAGAAGATCCTTTGCCTATAGATTCCGAATGTGACTGTTATACTTGTAGAAATTTTAGCAGAGCTTATCTAAATCATCTTTTCAGAGCCGGAGAAATCACCTATTACAGACTTAGTTCAATTCATAATATTCATTACTATCTAAATTTAATGAGACAAGCAAGAGAGGCTATTTTAGCAGATAACTGGCTAGAGTTTAAAAAAGAGTTTTACCAAAAAAGAGAGAATACGGGAAAGTAAGATTAACCTCTTTTTGGATATAATCATGCACAAAAGTAAAAAGAAGGAATTATATGACTGTTGATGATAAACTAATTGACAAATTAGCAAAACTTTCAAGCTTGGAAATAGATGATTCAAAAAAGGAAAATCTAAAAAAAGAGCTTGCAGATATTATTAACTTTGTTGAAAATTTAAATGAAATTGATGTATCAAATATTGAAGCAACATTTAATACGGTTGAAGGAGGAACTCCTTTAAGAGAAGATGTGGCAAAACAAGATTTAGAACTTTCAAATCATATCTTAAAACATGCTCCAAAATCGGAAAACGGTTATTTTATAGTTCCAAAAATAATAGAGTAAAAAATGCTTACGGTTTATGGAATTAAAAATTGTGATAGTGTAAAAAAAGCACTGAAATTTTTTAAAGAGCACAATATAGAAACAGAACTTTTCGATTTTAAAAAAGAGACTCCAAGTCCTGAAAAAATTGAAATGTGGGTAAAAAAAGCCGGTATTGACAAAGTTTTCAATAACAGAGGAACAACTTATAGAAATCTAAAATTAAAAGAGCTTAATCTTAACGAAGCTGGTAAAATACAATGGTTATGTAAAGAGTTAATGCTTATAAAAAGACCTGTAATAGAGTATAAAGATATGGTTATCGTAGGTTTTAATGAAGAGATTTATAAAAAGACTTTTTTATAAAAAATAATTAAAACTAAAGAGGAGAAGAACTCCTCTTTTTTATAAAACTACTTTAAGCTCTTGCTTCTTTTAAAGTATCTGCAATCATAAATGCCAGTTCTAAAGCTTGATCGGCATTTAATCTTGGATCACATTGAGTATGGTATCTGCTTGACAAACCTTCGGCTGTAATAGCTGCACTTTCACTTCCTGTACACTCTGTTACGTTTTGTCCCGTCATTTCAAGATGAATTCCACCTGCATAAGTACCTTCTGCTTTATGTATTTGGAAGAACTGTTTTACTTCAGATAAAATCGCTTCAAAATCTCTTGTTTTATATCCATTATCCGTTTTAGTCGTATTTCCGTGCATCGGATCACATGACCAAACAACCTTTTTCCCCTCTTGTTTTACTTTTCTTAAAAGTTTCGGGAAAATATCCGCAACTTTTTCATGTCCCATTCTAACTATCAGATTTAATCTTCCTGCTTCATTTTCGGGATTTAAAGCATCGATTAATTCAATTAATTCATCCTCTTTCATAGAAGGTCCTACTTTACAACCTATTGGATTATGAATTCCCCTGAAATATTCGATATGAGCATCGTTTAAACCTCTGGTTCTGTCCCCAATCCATAACATATGAGCTGAACAGTCATACCAGTCTCCGCTTAAAGAGTCTCTTCTTGTTAAAGCCTCTTCATAATTTAACAATAAAGCTTCATGGGAAGTGTATAAAACTGTTTCTCTTAATTTACTTGTATTTTCACTTGTAATACCGCATGACTCCATAAACTTAAGAGTTTCAGATATTTTATTAGCAAGTTGCTCATACATTTCACCTAAAGTATTATCTTTTACGAAATCCAAATTCCAAGCATGAACTTTATGTAAATCAGCCATTCCGCCTCTTGCAAAAGCTCTCAAAAGATTTAGTGTTGCCGCACTTTGATTATATGCTTTTAAAAGTTTTTTTGCTTTTGGAGTTCTGTCCTTTTGGGTAAAATCCATATTATTTATAATATCTCCTCTATATGAAGGAAGAGATACCCCTTTTATTTCTTCAAAATCAGAACTTCTTGGTTTTGCAAACTGTCCTGCAATTCTTCCCACTTTTACAACAGGACATCCACCTGAAAAAGTCAAAACAACTGCCATTTGCATCATCACTTTAAACAAATCTTTAATATTGTTTGCATTAAAAGCATTAAATGATTCAGCACAATCTCCGCCTTGAAGTAAAAAAGCATTTCCTTCTACTACTTGGGCTAATTGAGACTTTAATCTTCTAGCCTCTTCAGCAAATATTAAAGGAGGATAAGTAGCTAACTCTTTTTCTACTTTTTTAAGTTTTTCTAAATCATTATATGTTGGTTGTTGTTTTATTGGAAAATCTCTCCAACTACCAGGATTCCAATTATTCATAATCTAAGCCTTTAATATTTAAATAGTGCTAGATTTTATCTAAAATTGTCTTAAGTATTAAGGATGCAACTTAAAAAATTACTTTTAAGTTACATAAGTTTTATTAATCTTTTTGTAGTTTTTTAAGTAAATCTTTAAATGAGTTTTTAAAAGCTCCAAGCCCGTCATTTAACAGTTTTGTATAAACCGCTTGAACATCGACTTTACTCTCTTTTAATGTTTTAAAATATTTATCGCATTTCTCTTCACTTGGAATTTCACTCGGTTCTTTTTTTCCGTTTTCAAGCCATTGATCAATAGTTGCAAGAGGTGCCGTATTTATAGAGTTTGGATAAATTAAATTATCAACATAATAACTACCCTCTAAATCGTTACCTTTTACTCCCGTACTTGCAAAAAGAGTTCTTATATTTTTATTTCCTATTTTTTCAACTTCATGATAACATTTTGTAGCATTTATAATTCCTAATTTACCCTTTTTAAGACCTTTTGCAAAGAGTTCGGAATCACACATTCTATCAAGTCTTGAAACAAAAACCGATATAACCGCCTTTGTATCTTTATTAGATAATTTTATTCCCTCATTTAAAGCTTTTGCACACTCTATTGCTTGTTGGGGTGAAAAAATCAATGTTGCATTTACGTTTATTCCTTGTGAAGTCAACTCTTTCATTGCTTCATAACCCGCTTGCGTTGCAGGAACTTTAATCATTACATTTTCCGCACCGATTGTAGAGTTTAGTCTAATTCCCTCTTCAATAGTTCCTTTTGTATCATCACAAAGTTCAGGATCAACTTCAATTGATATAAATCCGTCATTTTGATTTTCTACATATAAATCATTTAAAAGCTCAGCTGCTCTTTTTATATCTGTTAAAGCCAACTCTTCATATATTGTTT
It encodes the following:
- a CDS encoding succinyldiaminopimelate transaminase; amino-acid sequence: MNFEKYPFEKLNELLENIEPNKDFEASVLTIGEPKFETPDFIQRQLASTTSLLQKYPASAGLPELKEAMINFVVNRFNVPLNMNQIIPTFGTREVLFNFPQFALFDKKDPVIAFTNPFYQIYEGAAIASRAEVIHINLTKENNFKAFLSDEELKKCDLVILNYPNNPTSAEMTKEELAVWVKKALEFDFILVNDECYSEIYFDEKDRPSSLLEASIQAGNEKFKNILVMNSISKRSSAPGLRSGFIAGDEEILKEYMKYRTYIGCASPLPLQKAATVAWNESTHVEKFRKTYKRNFELAKEILGINPPKATFYIWLEVDDELEFTKKLYKEKNIKVLPGSFLGREGMGKGYVRIALVENEKKTQEVLKRLKGFLDG
- a CDS encoding COG3400 family protein is translated as MKKILVILDGIVAKKLMQRIVETNTADNSYDVVYMNDAIIPEQKASNCTFYKFDPTSESKLAMVLDKDVHTQVMIALNSKDEMLNVIENIKKRKKNLPMSILDYWGINMKDPYVDVYKGIEVLANGMIERLPNIPVMAQNIGLKQGEIMEIKIPFGSSYAYRYIGSIEQKEWKIFGLYRGERLINIKPSLILKPNDVILVIGKPSVLMQVYNAIGKSQGQFPMPFGHNLYLYLDMYLQDDQRILNVIDEVKFLHKRLKNGKLIIRITRPTTVGILESIKENFAGNESVEIKMDFHNLGMERLLKSDIRAFDIGMLILTSEMFKNRKKIRHILDLRIPVFKIGEKAVGLGVKRSVVLINDVNSYEQISPVVFDVASQLKTKTKIFNMDPLGENQDKSNLLDHFENLAKIFNEKVEIVSEDKNPIRELKKQENILQILPLKQSMLKPRLSWKFLYTNSDLISFDLSKFNQLLIPVIEE
- the tgt gene encoding tRNA guanosine(34) transglycosylase Tgt, which gives rise to MEFKIDGKSYNKARACTIKTAHSTIQTPVFMPVGTQATVKALDANDLLDMGAKIILGNTYHLYLRPGSKLIKKFGGLHGFSKFPNSFLTDSGGFQAFSLSDNSKPDENGITFKSHIDGSKHYFTPQSVLDTQYELGSDIMMILDDLVALPNTRERIKKSIERTTKWAEEAIKYHKEQQKKGIGVNQNIFAIIQGGTDKEFRKLSATQLCALEDYDGYAIGGLSVGEPNEEMYETVEWTTDFMPQNKPRYLMGVGTPEDLIENIERGVDMFDCVMPTRNARNGTLFTSFGRVNIKKATFKEDPLPIDSECDCYTCRNFSRAYLNHLFRAGEITYYRLSSIHNIHYYLNLMRQAREAILADNWLEFKKEFYQKRENTGK
- the gatC gene encoding Asp-tRNA(Asn)/Glu-tRNA(Gln) amidotransferase subunit GatC, which produces MTVDDKLIDKLAKLSSLEIDDSKKENLKKELADIINFVENLNEIDVSNIEATFNTVEGGTPLREDVAKQDLELSNHILKHAPKSENGYFIVPKIIE
- a CDS encoding arsenate reductase family protein; protein product: MLTVYGIKNCDSVKKALKFFKEHNIETELFDFKKETPSPEKIEMWVKKAGIDKVFNNRGTTYRNLKLKELNLNEAGKIQWLCKELMLIKRPVIEYKDMVIVGFNEEIYKKTFL
- a CDS encoding class II 3-deoxy-7-phosphoheptulonate synthase, whose protein sequence is MNNWNPGSWRDFPIKQQPTYNDLEKLKKVEKELATYPPLIFAEEARRLKSQLAQVVEGNAFLLQGGDCAESFNAFNANNIKDLFKVMMQMAVVLTFSGGCPVVKVGRIAGQFAKPRSSDFEEIKGVSLPSYRGDIINNMDFTQKDRTPKAKKLLKAYNQSAATLNLLRAFARGGMADLHKVHAWNLDFVKDNTLGEMYEQLANKISETLKFMESCGITSENTSKLRETVLYTSHEALLLNYEEALTRRDSLSGDWYDCSAHMLWIGDRTRGLNDAHIEYFRGIHNPIGCKVGPSMKEDELIELIDALNPENEAGRLNLIVRMGHEKVADIFPKLLRKVKQEGKKVVWSCDPMHGNTTKTDNGYKTRDFEAILSEVKQFFQIHKAEGTYAGGIHLEMTGQNVTECTGSESAAITAEGLSSRYHTQCDPRLNADQALELAFMIADTLKEARA
- a CDS encoding transaldolase, which encodes MSLKEDINFSLWCDFIERDFLENRFKDLINDEIIHGATSNPAIFESSISNSVAYGQQLQMLQANEAKTIYEELALTDIKRAAELLNDLYVENQNDGFISIEVDPELCDDTKGTIEEGIRLNSTIGAENVMIKVPATQAGYEAMKELTSQGINVNATLIFSPQQAIECAKALNEGIKLSNKDTKAVISVFVSRLDRMCDSELFAKGLKKGKLGIINATKCYHEVEKIGNKNIRTLFASTGVKGNDLEGSYYVDNLIYPNSINTAPLATIDQWLENGKKEPSEIPSEEKCDKYFKTLKESKVDVQAVYTKLLNDGLGAFKNSFKDLLKKLQKD